Below is a window of Cherax quadricarinatus isolate ZL_2023a chromosome 92, ASM3850222v1, whole genome shotgun sequence DNA.
TCCAGGGGCATCAGGGACAGCTCCAACTCTAGTATCAAGAGCCCCAGAGGCATCAAGAACAACACACCACGATTAAGAGCCCCAGGGTAGCTCCACTCCATGATCAAGTGCCCAGGGTTATTCCACCACATGATCAAGAGCCCCAGGGGCATCAAGGGTAGCTCCACCCCATATCCAGAGCTCCAGGGGCATCAAGAACAGCTCTACCcccaggatcaagagccccaGTGGCTTCAAGAACAGCTCCACcccaggatcaagagccccaGTGGCCTTAGGAACAGATCCACTCCAGGATCAAGAGCCCCAGTGTCGTCAAGAACAGCTCCACCCCAGGATCAAGAGTCGCAGTGTCGTCAAGAACAGCTCCACCCCAGGATCAAGAACCCCAGTGTCAAGAATAGCTCCACCCCAGTATCAAGAGCCCCAGTGTCGTCAAGAACAGCTCCACcccaggatcaagagccccaGTGTCGTCAAGAACAGCTCCACcccaggatcaagagccccaGTGTCGTCAAGAGCAGCTCCACTCCAGGATCAAGAGCCCCAATGGCGTCAAGAACAGCTTCACCCCATGATCAAGAGCTCCAGGGGTCTCTCCACCCCTTACAATCAAGAGCCCCAGGGGAGCATCAAGGGGGTGCTATATACTGATGAGTTAAGCAGTGTTTACAAAGAGTGTGGAGGGGCGGGGCAGCAGCGCCCAGGACCCGtgtgaaaaatgtcatatttccCCCCTATACCCAGTGCCCCACGTCTTTTCCTCCTCCTGGGCAGTGCCCTGATCATCCTCGGAGCCGCTGATCAAAACCAACTCAAAAAACCGAGCGTTCTAGTGGTACTTTTGGCCAGAAATAAGGAGCATACCCTGCCGTATTTCCTGACATTGTTTGAACGTCTTGAATACCCAAAGAAAAGATTATCATTATTTATTCGCTCTGATCATAATTCTGATAAAACTATAACAATTTTGGATGATTGGTTGAGGCATAATAAGCACAAGTATCATTCCTGTGATGTTAAATTGGATGGTTTAAGTACGAGTTATCCGGGGGACACTAAGGGCACTGAATGGGGCCAAGAAAGATTTAATAATCTTATTAAGATAAAAGAAGAGGCACTGGCACTAGCTAGGCATAAATGGGCAGATTATATATGGTTTTTGGACATGGATGTGTTTTTGACCCGAGGGGATATATTAGAGACGCTTATATATGAGGGTAAGGGTATAGTGGCACCCATGTTAAACTCCCTGGCTACGTATAGTAATTACTGGGGTGATATGACCGAGGATTACTGGTATACCCGCTCCGAGGATTATATCCCCATACTAGAGAGGCGGCAGAAGGGATGTTTCGCCCTTCCGATGGTTCATTCGTGCGTCTTCGTCGACCTGCGGCGAGTTGCTTCCGATAGGTTAACTTTCGCCCCCTTGAATGTCAGTAACTACAATGGCCCCAATGATGACATTATCACCTTCGCCGTATCGGCGAAGAACGCTGGGATTGACATGTATGTGTGCAACTCTGAGGTGTATGGCTTCATCCCTCCGCCGCTGGACGACGACCAACACATCGATGTGGATCTCAAGCAGCTTCTCAGCATTAAGTTAGAAGTCCTAGTCGAACACCCACCGTTACCTGTATCGAAGTTACTCAGCAAATATCTCCCTCCGATGCCTAAGAAAGACAAAGCCGGGTTCGATGAGATATACCTCATCAGCCTACCCCGGAGGCCGGAGCGACGCGAACGCATGAATCTCTGCTTCGATGAATTGGGGCTCGACGTTAAATTATTCGACGCGGTAGATGGGAAGAAATTGAACGAAAGTTACCTTAGAGAACTTGGAGTGAAGCAAATGAACGTATATAAGGATCCGTGGTCGAAACGCGACATGACCTTCGGTGAAATAGGCTGCTTCCTTAGCCATTACTTCATCTGGGAAGATATCGTGAACAATGGCTATAAAAAGGTATCGGTTTGACCCTTGTGGGCTAAGCACTTACTGATAGTTGTAATAATATAACAAGGTACAATTTATACTATGTCTCTGATTATTATTCTTGCCTAAAATGACTACCATAATAAATATCTTTATTTTCAGCATGTACatgtatttgcatttttatttattgtattttaattattatatttGTATCATAATTGTGTTTTTACATAATGAATTTGTGGTTgaatttttattataattgtaTGAAAGCTGTATCCACCTGAATTATAAATGCAGtcgaccacaatggaaataagtctgtgtgatttttttagggttatcctggtgggtaatttacatatcttagtatgtatgataattgtacttatgtatacctgtgcctaGGTAAATGTACTTACtaaacaccgtaattcacactgCAGTAAATGGATAATAAAGATTTATGTATATACGTATTTTATTTCTTTATTATTATGATTGCAGGATAATCACTTCGTTCCCATTTGTAATTACCTGCTGCTCTCTCCTCTCTATTAGTCCATTAACTtggaatataatatatatgtagttGAGCTATTTACATTAACAGTAGTCTGTCCtaaatattgtataataataataataataataataataataataataataatcatctctatttctacatgtacatgatactttttatacagaccatagctgacatcagtagcatcttattatgcagagcatttcagacaaattgggttaattttgtccccagcaTGTGACCCCATATCACttggctaacactcaggtacctacttactgccaggtgaacagggacagcaggtgtcttaaggaaacatgacATTGTGTGAATAAAACTCCTACTTAATATCTCATGTCTGG
It encodes the following:
- the LOC128698368 gene encoding glycosyltransferase 25 family member isoform X1; the protein is MSYFPPIPSAPRLFLLLGSALIILGAADQNQLKKPSVLVVLLARNKEHTLPYFLTLFERLEYPKKRLSLFIRSDHNSDKTITILDDWLRHNKHKYHSCDVKLDGLSTSYPGDTKGTEWGQERFNNLIKIKEEALALARHKWADYIWFLDMDVFLTRGDILETLIYEGKGIVAPMLNSLATYSNYWGDMTEDYWYTRSEDYIPILERRQKGCFALPMVHSCVFVDLRRVASDRLTFAPLNVSNYNGPNDDIITFAVSAKNAGIDMYVCNSEVYGFIPPPLDDDQHIDVDLKQLLSIKLEVLVEHPPLPVSKLLSKYLPPMPKKDKAGFDEIYLISLPRRPERRERMNLCFDELGLDVKLFDAVDGKKLNESYLRELGVKQMNVYKDPWSKRDMTFGEIGCFLSHYFIWEDIVNNGYKKVLLFEDDIRFEPYFREKVKHMIRQADRLLKWDLIYLGRKKLKNSDEPWVEDSDTLVHVDYSYWTLCYAITLEGAKKLLDGQPLGQLVPVDEYLPIMFNKHPETEWMEMFPVRNLNAFSVAPLYVYPTHYTGELGYISDTEESPIIQETDETAAAMESNLEGKGLELEVGFNGLVKDEF
- the LOC128698368 gene encoding glycosyltransferase 25 family member isoform X2; this translates as MSYFPPIPSAPRLFLLLGSALIILGAADQNQLKKPSVLVVLLARNKEHTLPYFLTLFERLEYPKKRLSLFIRSDHNSDKTITILDDWLRHNKHKYHSCDVKLDGLSTSYPGDTKGTEWGQERFNNLIKIKEEALALARHKWADYIWFLDMDVFLTRGDILETLIYEGKGIVAPMLNSLATYSNYWGDMTEDYWYTRSEDYIPILERRQKGCFALPMVHSCVFVDLRRVASDRLTFAPLNVSNYNGPNDDIITFAVSAKNAGIDMYVCNSEVYGFIPPPLDDDQHIDVDLKQLLSIKLEVLVEHPPLPVSKLLSKYLPPMPKKDKAGFDEIYLISLPRRPERRERMNLCFDELGLDVKLFDAVDGKKLNESYLRELGVKQMNVYKDPWSKRDMTFGEIGCFLSHYFIWEDIVNNGYKKVLLFEDDIRFEPYFREKVKHMIRQADRLLKWDLIYLGRKKLKNSDEPWVEDSDTLVHVDYSYWTLCYAITLEGAKKLLDGQPLGQLVPVDEYLPIMFNKHPETEWMEMFPVRNLNAFSVAPLYVYPTHYTGELGYISDTEESPIIQETDETAAAMESNLEGQF